A region of the Perca flavescens isolate YP-PL-M2 chromosome 15, PFLA_1.0, whole genome shotgun sequence genome:
TACCATTACTGTTGCATAAACCGTGCTCCACCACACAAGAAAATACACTcaatgtgtattttcttagcctcccctttcaATTGCAACATTGAAAttactagaaaaaaaaattatatcctgagaaaagtagattttgaggggtatagctccatagacctccattcattctgcactggcctgtgagcgccccctatatggaactctggtggaactgcaaccagttcagaagccggaagtaacgagggaacttcttcctatattagaaaatTCTTTGGACATACTCATCCCATgcaagcttcgcttcagaactcaaacctcctatggcgccattttgatgctacaaagccatcacctcccattagcatcccattgacttccattcattttgacgtcactttgacagagaataactttacatctgaagcgtttaaagactctatttctccgttgtttatttctaaagaaacacgacaatgtataaaaggctccattaccttgtagctcacgttatggctccgtagcaggcgcttttaaaaaataaatagctaacgattgggtcataaccacgagacttactgtcacacagtagaggaattaccgtatagtacaggagaagctcacaggcagtttggacttccattatctgtttaggtttaattactaatgttaactagcatgttagtgatcagtaattagcctgtgtctatgttatctccttacatatacctacgctctccgtctctgtaagattgggaatgattgagatttctctcggcacagctaccagaagacttcacactttcagacacgttgctcacgtcacatctacgtcttcaagctcagttggaggctgctcagtaactgCGCTCAGCGCAAATcaaattttaaagaaatataaaccTGAACTTTCTGAATTCTGCACATTTTGTGGGGTTTTCACAGAGACGATTGTACATTTgttttgtgaatgttttttatgtcagattgttCTGGATTGATGTGGAGGATGTATTTTATGTATTGTGTGGCTCTAAGATAAAATTACAAAGTAgtgacattattttttactatgaaggaaatgatttaaataaatgccatattttcattttaaatcttttgattttgtttgggAAATTTTATATCCATATATGTAAATGGTCTAAAAGCAAACCCAATAATCAccaatttaaaaatgacatgaaattatattttgaaactttAAAAGGACTGACgtatattcatatatttcaaCCTCTTTGATTTAAACTCCATATGCCCCCTTTttcatgtttgtatgtatgtgtgcagttaatgttttcaatgtttgtatttttctgtactggaataataaagttttttgaaagcaaaaaaaaaaagtaacgctcagcgctcaccggaaaagtgcttctccGTTTTATATATGTGAAAGTCAATGCAGAGACCACACGGGATccgttggtccattttatattcGTGCGCTTAAAATTATAAGGTTCCATCTCCAACTTTTGGTCGAAATTTggtttttgacataatctgatccattaggtgtttattaattcctgtgtggtgttatttttgtaaaaaaaataattttgttagttagttattagttattagttagttaattttgttagttagttagttattaatagTAGATTATGCTACATAACAGTTTTGCCAGCTGGGATgtgatgctcaatatctcagaactaccctaaacggagataTAACCTTATAATTATAAACTCACGATATGTCAATGATCCCAtccaaccatagacagtatcaCAGAATTTCTAATATGCATCCGACCCGTGGCCGTCCGAGCTGTGGCTCTGTTCCCATCGTGGCACAAGACACCGCCTAGTGACCAACTCACAGAACTACACCCGCCCCGTTCACAATAACCAACCAATCACAGGCTTGGAAATGTGGTATTTATAGTACGTCATTTCCTCCCAACGCCCTCTTTTTCACCGTCTGGTCAGATTTCCATACGGCGTTGTTTCGTGGTGAGTTTTAAACCGTCGtaattttttaataataaacctTTAATGGTGCAACAAGTTTAAGTAATCACGGGCTGCTTATAAAGCACGCCACAGGACAGTAAAACACCCACCTATCGTGTCTTTGTCGTCTTAAATTATCCCAAAGTAGAAAATGCTAACGTCCCAAGCTAACTTGTTAGCCGTTGACACGCGCTCACCTCGTAGTGTCGCCTTCGCGCCTGAATCAAAATATATATGCGACATTATAGCTAGTTGCAGCTTAACTTACCAAAGTATCTGCCATTAGAGATGAACGGATGAGATgaagtgtgtgtgcacgcggTTTTTAGCGTGGTTTTACGCCTTTAAAGGCCTTCTAAAAGAAAGGAAACTAGAATTTGAAGGAAGAGTAATATACGTCATCGGTGCCAAGCGTGTAGCGAACtgtaaaattatatatattttattacagagGCGTTACTTACTATAATTAACTAACCACCCATCACTGGTAGAACTGTTGCTAATATTCTATGAcagctaactttagctagctgtctccgTAATGTGTTTCTATCGTCAGGAAGGACATCACTTCACGTTGCCGGTACTTTGTTaattctaaaacgcttaacatGGACGAGcgtaacgtggtttaatgtacctaaacaactatcagtgatcaccaaatttctctctcatattgctcctcataaccactgaaaactatCAAAAAATCCAACCCAAaatccaattattatggacgttatctgacattaagcgtttctgctttATTAGAGCCTATTGTAAAGAAAATTCTCAACGTGGTTTAATATACCTAAACAGATCAGTGGTCACCAaattaatgtcagataacgtccataataattggactttgggtttgaTTTGAAGTTTTTAGTGGTTATGATGAACAAtatgagagaaatttggtaatccttgtttaggtacattaaatcACGTTAAGCCTTCTCCTTGCGTAGGTGCCgaagaagaaaatgttaatATGAGAACTTCTATAATCGTATTTCGGTTTAgttttttgacaggcttaagtgttaaTGACAAGAGTTCATGATGAATTTGGGGATGATTGTTTTCTGACCATGTTTAGCATTTTCACGTTTTTGTTTTAGAATGTCCCGTCAATTAAGTTAGCAACTGCATTTTCTTTAGCTAAGGTTAGTCAGCGACATCTTTGAGACGTCTTACATTAAATGTGAAGCTCAAACTCTGTTAGTAAGAAATAATCCTGGCGAAAGTGTTCTCAGAGGTACTTTTTAGGGCAAGTCCTCATTTTTGCCGTCGCAGAgattacacaaaataaatacacaatgcGTTTTAGAAAACAGTACATCAAAAGTTAATTAGTGACTGGAATAGAAACGACATGCAAGTCACTAAGACAATTGTGAAATCAAGgacttttaaataataaaataatcaattaaaatcaaggacatttaaaaaacaaatttcaacCAGAAATGGGACTATTTAACACTGCAGCTCTAAATTGCCCATAGTCGGAAGAAAATGTATACTTAAACTGCTTGCACACAACTTTTCGTTGTTTGACCAATGGTATTTTTAATCCTTTTTTCCAGCTCTCCCATCACTCGTAACGCAGGGAAAGTGGTCACGATGTCCGGAGGTCTGGATGTCCTTCAAATGAAGGAGGAGGATGTGCTGAAGTTTCTGGCAGCAGGAACCCATCTGGGAGGCACCAACTTGGACTTCCAGGTGGAGCAGTACGTCTACAAGAGAAAAAGCGACGGTGAGTGGTGGAAGAGAGCCTGTTACATGATGATGATGGACAGTAAAAACCTTCTTTTTAAGGTTCTCTGCTGCACTGTAATTACTCTTTCAGGTTAAGCATGTCAATAGTTAGAATTTCTCTTTATGCTCTGGGGTTCTCCCTTTATCACCAGGTGTGTACATCATCAACCTAAAGAAGACCTGGGAGAAGCTGCTGCTGGCTGCTAGGGCCATCGTTGCCATTGAAAACCCAGCTGATGTGTGCGTCATCTCCTCCAGGAACACTGGACAGGTACAGCAAAACACTCCTGATGTCTTAATTATTGTCCTAAAGAGTGAAGAAAAGGTAGCACATCTCAAGTTCCCAGGAAGGCTTTGTGCCGAACGTGTCGGCGTTAATTTATTGTGCTCTTGCACACTGCCTGAGTGGTGTTTGGCGTTTTCTGtctgcacaccagaaacgtgacgcggcgctgctagccttgtctgtacacgtGGAGGTTTCCCAATGATAAACTGAAAACTAGAAAGTCACGTGACTTGGATCACCCTTGTTTGACATATGGGGAGGGAGTTATGGAAAtgtactgcactcaagcagtagtatactgcatgtcaaacataaatatataatttgattacagcacagacgtcggcagtattgacagcaaaataggctacaggaTATTTCATTGTGTATTGACTAAGTGTCAAGATTTCGATTTTAAAtcaatcgtgacacccctagtattgtcaggtgcaatatttgaaaatcgataaatgtttatttattttttaaattgcatttataTCTGcgtttatgtcaaaacctcaaGACTTTCAAACCTGTCAcctgtcatttattaaatatatttgtgtcaAAAATGACAATCATCCTTTCGTGTTCTAGTTTGCCTGGAAACtgttccaacacgcttgcgtattgcgtgaaaaataggcgttggttctatttctagcatgtaCGCGTTtcatgcaggcagtgtgtacACTAACCTGTTAAAATgtgagccgaaataaaaactgccacgcagccagtgtgaagGAGCCCTGACTAAATAAGTCAAgagtatttttttccttttttttttttttttgtcctcaacTTGGGAACCTGGGATGTaccacattttctttttgcataATGTCTATTGGATTTTGGGTTTAGCACTCAAATTGAGAATCTACATTGTTGAAGCGCAACCTCTTGTTGCACTGTTGTGATTGCTTCCTTTACACTGTGGACATTAGTACAGTAACTATGATATGCACACCATTAAAGCCGGGCACTGATGTCGGTGTTCAGGTGTCGGAAGTGTGCGAGATTGAGCCGGCCGGGTTTTCGCTAACACCATTAGGACTGCTGTCCCATGATTGGGGTTTGATAGTGACCTGAGCCACAGTTcaacacatttgtaaatgtatctTTTCGGTTGTTTATTGTATTTCAATACCTGTCTTGATCggttttagctgtttttatagTCTTAAAATGCACGGTTTTAACTTATTTAACGTGtttatgtaaagcattttgaatAGCCTTGTTGCAGACATGTGCTATACGAACAGCTGCCTTGCTTTTGAGTATAATTTGTTCTCTCTGTCCACTATAGAGAGCAGTGCTGAAGTTTGCCTCTGCCACTGGTGCCACCACCTTCCACGGTCGGTTCACCCCTGGTACATTCACCAATCAGATCCAGGCAGCTTTCAGGGAGCCCCGTCTCCTGATTGTGACAGACCCCCGTGCTGACCATCAGCCCCTGACTGAGGCTTCCTACGTCAACATCCCCACCATTGCCCTGTGCAACACTGACTCCCCGCTCGGATATGTGGACATTGCCATCCCCTGTAACAATAAGGTAAGACCAACTAAATCAAAAAAAGCCATCATATATTGCCAGTAAATCCTTCTAACTTGCACACCGTTAGAGCCCGGCGCTGTCCTGTCTGTGCGGTGCGGGGTGTAGGACGTGTGCTAAATTAAAAATGCTTGGCCTTTATAATCTCCTTTCTCTGAACCTCGCAGGGGATGGAGTTCGAGGTCTTGccacaaaatgtcaaaactgTTTTTTGTAGATATTCCAGGAGTCTTACGTTTTTCTTCTAGGATTTATTATACTGTAATGCTTAAAATAtttgacaaaataacacaaGCTAAGTTGAAACTAAATGATTAAATTAATTTGCTGGTTTCCGAGCATGAGAGTTATTGTGACAAATCATTTATCCATCACACCTCACAAAGCTATTGTGAGTATTATAAGTTGTATTTAATTCAGGGAATGTTACTTTCGTAAATATTATCATAATTTAAATGCATACAGATTTTTAGATCATATAGCCATGAACCTGGCATTCAATTTCATCCTAGGTGGTATTAAAAAGGTTTGAAATTTAACTTGGAGAACCCTGTATTGATTCTCCATGCCACTGAATATTTAACGTTTCAGGGTCACCACTCGGTGGGTCTGATGTGGTGGATGTTGGCCAGGGAGGTTCTCAGGATGAGGGGAACAATCTCCAGGGAGCACCCATGGGAGGTCATGCCAGATCTGTACTTCTACAGGGATCCTGAAGAGGTAAGACAAATGCAGGACACCTTGAGAGAAATGTCCAAAGGCTTGATGTTTGTGTATATGAGGGTTACACAATGACCGGGGTAAGTAAAACGCCACCTCAGTTAATCAAATAGAACAACCGACAGGgctttaaattatatttttcccAATCATTGTATCAGTATTTTTGGGTGGCAGCAGAGATCTAAAATTTGATAAATTGCACAGCCCCAAATGAGGgtacctttttaaaattgtatgcTGTCAAACGAATTGGATAGAAACTCAAATTAATTCTTGCAATTACACTTGATagggtttttgtatttgtttttttaaagacctCCACTTTCAGTATGAGGTTTAACACCTATGATGTGAACATGACTTTGTAAATTTTTGATAAACAATTTGCACAGGAGCCTGTAGAAACTGTCTTCAGGCAAGTACAAGTTGCTGTTGAACCCTAGAC
Encoded here:
- the rpsa gene encoding small ribosomal subunit protein uS2, whose amino-acid sequence is MSGGLDVLQMKEEDVLKFLAAGTHLGGTNLDFQVEQYVYKRKSDGVYIINLKKTWEKLLLAARAIVAIENPADVCVISSRNTGQRAVLKFASATGATTFHGRFTPGTFTNQIQAAFREPRLLIVTDPRADHQPLTEASYVNIPTIALCNTDSPLGYVDIAIPCNNKGHHSVGLMWWMLAREVLRMRGTISREHPWEVMPDLYFYRDPEEIEKEEQAAAEKAVGKEEFQGEWSAPAAEFTQPEVADWSEGVAVPSVPIQQFPTAAAAVTKTEDWSTQPATEDWSTAPTAQASDWGGAAADWS